The DNA segment atttcttccagaatcctttggcacatgttttttatttatacaaacagacactttggtggtcatttcattggattctgtacgaactcattttgaaatcgtcaccacaactggcatttatctttaagatcAACTACTAAATACTTGGGGGAGGAGTGGGCCACTTAAATAAAGAGTCATTCATATGAACAACTATAGGATTTCAAAACTACCCTAGACcctaaatatatcatttttcttacaGATCAAATAAGATTTTCAAAGATATTTAAGAGCAAGGAGCGAAGCTATCGACCTTGTCATGCAGGTGCTTTTGCATTTTCCAAAGTtaaattgaaggattttgtgCACACTTTTGATGAACTTTGTGAAAAAGttagttttcaaaattctggGGGAGGGGGAACAACTGTCCCCCTGCCCTCCACCCCCGCTGTGCACAGTGTATTGTATGTGTCTACAGCCCCTACAGTAAATGCACTCTGGCCACCCCAGATGTTAAATATTTGGCAAGTGGatcttgaaaaataaatcataaagtTTTATGAAAGCCATTGATAAACCAATTCCTTACTTGAATGTGTTCAAAGCTAGCTGCTTGAGTAGCGTCAAGCCGGTTGTCTCTCCGGACATGGCCATGAAGGCCATGTAATAGTCATGTGACAATGGCAATGATCCCCACGCTGCGGGGTCATCAGAGCTGACCACCACCGGGTAGTCGTCCGCTATCAGGGTAGCACCGATGTGGTTCCTCAAATCATGGACCAGGTGAAGCACCTACAGAACACGGGCATGAAGTGATAAGATAATCCCAATGTCACATCGcttgatgatgaaaaaaatattcatgctTCTACTAGCTTGTAATTTTAGCATGCAAGCTCTACACATACATGTGGATGAGATTAAAATCACATCATAGCTTACAAAAGTTACAATGGGTGATAGAGTATTTGCTTGGGCCCTTGAGTACTCCAGActatattaaaagaatttcaattcatctttattaattatatgtattattataagGGGCATATTTAGTGCAATACAATCataattaaagtgattggttaacattggtttgactttaaaaaaatctgagctagaaagtcacacttgtcacctgtgtctgtgatatgttataaaaatgaagcccagaaaaaaatgtgttcgaaaataatcatttagtgcttcaaaaattgaaatataaagtgaccggaaacagcatcttaatttcatcccatacacttaagtgtactatttaggcatctataagacgcctatttacaaaatcagggtttgccttgtagtttttggcttttcattctcaataatggttgttttcagggtttattagttctaatacatgcacttgtacacatgtttcatattggtttgagaattttttaaatcggctgctcacaaagttaaacaatacctttaatgttaaattattattttttttatatgcagttAAAAAATCGATTATATGGACTTGATGTTACCATCACAACATGATAAAATTGGTCCATATATACCAAATTATCACCACTACACcgtaatttttttatcattacttgcactacaataataataattataataaccaTGTCTAAGCTTGCATTTATGTAGATAAtgcttttttttgttaataaatCAGAACACAAATCAACTTGTTCTGAATTCTATGATTCCTATGGATTCCTATGATTCCtatggaggcgcgatagctcagtagGTAgcgcgggggattcgtattctggtgacccgggtttgattcccactaggtgcgctagtgccctttggtaaggcattaaccctatctaggccgggggggggcctcggaggcccccccctcaacaaatcgcgcaatattttcgccgcgcgaaattttttgaccgcgccactcgctgactttttactttcaagtcttgcgcaacttttgagaccaactttgcgtcctccgggtacgtggttccgaaattacgcaacattatgtaagtgcatgtcagaccgaaaattgctcaaaaacgtgatttcgtgtacaaagtcaatgcaaattgtgttttcaaccaaaattcataaatgtatgattatttttagttttgctgctctaaatgtatttattttatgctttttatgatcacagaagagtccccaacaaatttcattgaaaaaacaatgaaaaacaaaaggtcaaaaaacaaagaaatacataagaaattgcaaaaaacaataaaatacataagaaaatgatttgatatcgcaatttttttcatgtacacttgctaagaacaccacaaacagtttctataccaaaaattagtacatttggagctttatttagggagttagaggaaaaagtatgatttcgcatactaattacgcataaattagcataatcacttaatagtgaCTCGcacgaaaaaaattactatacagtcttggagattatgtcccaggcaaccagcatgccaattttcggcgcgatcgcgcggtcgacggccgagatcttaggggggggcctgggaggccccccccccggccatatgaactcccaaaataccccggcctagatagggttaatcctctgtaccaggtccttcggaggggactttaagccgtcggtcctctggttgcttgcttacaagcattcatgctttcttagcaatccggtaaaaaatcaccacatcCATCCTATGGGTTTGTCATTATACATCAACCTGTTCTAGTAGACCATGGGTTAGTATAAACATCACATACCTGGTTTGAAATTGGGTTTAGCTCGATCGCGATGCCCTTTGACTTTACAATCTCCATGACAGAGGGATGCTTAGTGATGGCGAAGCCATGTCCAATGCGACTGGTATTGAGAAGAATAGCGTCAATGAGATTGTCATCAACAAACGTTCCTTGCCAGTCTGCAATGATAAAGAATTGACTTATATGTAAATATGGCTTCAGTCATAATAACATGTCATGCCTTTGCAGCacgtgcactcgttaagggtatcaaaaacacagattttcaagaaaaagggtggttttgaaagactggtcaaagGCCAAGcacggggtcaaacgtatttagggtatttttttccatAGCTTTTGTTTTTAAGAACTAGCCAAGCATGATAAGAGTATGTTTTTTCACAAGGTTtttccccggggtcatattctaGTGACAAcctgtttaggggccaaaatatgtaaaaaaaagccagcgaaaaacttgtttagggggttatttttcacacagagaaaaaaaacttgtttacggggtgtttggaaatgatttggtcatgcatgtgtacagcaatacatttgactgcccccccggGGGTGGGATTCAAACCCTCAACCCTTGGTTTGGGAGACAAATGACTGAACCACTACATCAAGACGCCTCTACAATCAAAATTGTTTTAGGTGCATACTTGTTTCACCCGCATGGAAGAAAAACGGCAAGTCTGCCCCAACTTCGGAGGGGTACAGGAGCTCGTTGAGATAGTCAGAGATGGGCCCGCCTCCATCCTCTTGGGCTACTAGGTCGTACCCAGCAAAGTAGTCCGGGTACCTCTTACGTAGATCTATCGCCTGTAGGACCTGGTCCATGATGAAGGTTCTATTGACAGGATGTCTGGACAGAAAGTacaaaaatgctgatttttattcattcgCAGATGAGACCTGCACAAAACAAGATActtgtagtacatgtacatgttgtagaagaagtagtaacagtagaagtagtagtagtggtagttaGAAGTAAATGTGGTAAATAACTAAATATAGTAGTTGAATATTTGTTCACATTGGATTAAACATACTGATGCAACACAAATGGGATCAGTATTTATAGAATATTCTCACTTTCTCTTCTGacctatatttcatatttaggGCTCTTAATCAGATGCTTTCTTTTCAATATAATCActaaattttgtaaatttgtcaTGAAAATGCTAAGATGTTAAGATCTTAGTGATTATCttcctttaaatattttttttgtactgaaaaagatattgataaaatgaaaattggaatattaaagggatgggccgggctggaaatatttatatctaaatagagTAACGTTTATagagcaaaatgatgaaaagttcagcaaaatcggataacaaataacaaagttactgaattttaaaatttatcaatattttgtaaaaacagttatatgcacattgccatgaatattcatcaggtgggctgatgatgacaCATCCccaatttcctttttcttgtgttattacatgaaatcattaatgtttcatgttttcaaacatgtgtaaatgatgcgtctccattatgatgaaataagttgtggcaATAAATAACCAATGCActgaatcagttgtcaatccaattgtttaagttcttggtagaaaagttttgaataaacctaatttcacataataaaatacaaaaaagaaccAAATCACTAAACGTGGTCAATTTGACATGAAGGGTTACCTGATGGAAGATTCAATAATTTTGAGGCCCAAAAATTCATTCGGATAGGACTTCTTGAATTCCTCTGCAACCTTGATGAACTTCTGCAAGGTGTACTCTGGAGAATGAATGGTACCATCCAACTCCTCaagctgaaagaaaaaaagaattaagaaattgattcttaaagctaaatgatagtagtggcagcaaaacactaatttcgtgagaaagtctgtaaaaccaaggttaagtatgactatatcatcgtgtatctagatctggtacagttacataaaatgaactttgtgaaatcataaaatctaagctgaaaaacgatcacactgaagatctcagcaattacacaatttcttccagaatcctttgacacatattttttattcatacaaacagacacttgggtggtcattatattagattctgtaaaaagtaattttgagatcgttaccagaactggaattttaactttaaccCTTTACATGCAAATGTtgcaaaattgcacatttgTACAATTAGATTTGAGATTTGTAAGAATAAGCTCCAGTCTGGTACTAACAAGTATTCCCAAATAATTTTATCAACTTAGAaagtaaaatgatgataatgagcaGAAATTATCATTTTCCAGAATTACCTTGGTTACAGAGAAGTAACACCCCCTTTGGACCCTAtacatatccccccccccaaactgaaaagcaaaaaatacactcttttaaaatatattcttGTGTTCCAAAATTGGACCTGATTGACCTAGGTTACCACAGGAAAAAATGGTCTAATCCCTTTTTTGTcagcatttcagcattttgggCCACCTGTATTACATCACGTACTAAACATTCAACATCTTAAATCAGATACCTTTTTAGGTCTATTTGGACATGCATGATAGATATCCACTTGTCAGTGGAAGAGGCCCCCGAGGGGGCCAAGGCCAAATCCATCCCATGCTGACCCCACCCTCCAAGTCTTTGGTCAAACAAACTTACTGGAAAGAGCAAGGATCTGATCTCCACATACTGGACATTGTCCTGGACCATCTGAAGGAGACTCTGCCTCACAAACAGTTCAAACGATGTGGTGCTGTAGTACAGGTCCGTCAGAGAGTTCAACGCCTTCAGGAACCGAAGCCAGGACATCGTTGTGTTTGCGTACACATCGTCCGGGTGCTGGGCAAACATTGTCAGGTTATGGTATAGTCTAGCAGCATGGTAGAAATTAGTAATCATTAATTGCCATTTTTAGGGAAGccctgtttaatttttttttcacatttaagCAACTGCTGATTTTTGGAGACCATTATCATTTGGAAGTATACACTCATTGTTTGATtatcttacaaaaaaaagtttttactgATCCAGTCAGTAACAACTGGACAAGTAGGCATTAAAATGCCTGGTCGTCACTTTTCATAGGTCAAAAGGGtaatttcattaaccaaaacaCGAGTTAATAACATTTTTGTGTCTCACAATAATTTGGTCATAATATGGTTGCCTTTTATGTTTAAATATGAAGATGACATATTATCATCAaagttttattattatcattattattaatatcatcattataaatGTGTTATTGATTGCACACTCCATCCAAAGACGCTCATGAccctattatcattataattaataatttatattttattattatgattatcattataattatcattgacACAAAGCACTGCCACACTTACAACTGATCAAAAGAAGAGGAGCCCATCGCCTCTCTTTCTTCGGAGACGAGGAGCCACTCCGTCTTGCATTCCGCTGGCTTCTCCTGGGGCATGGCCTCTGAAAACTTGAAGTGGATTGACGAGAAGTAATCATCCATGACGCAGTAGTGTAGGTGCGGAAGATATGTAATTGTCTGAATCACCCACCACGGATCGGCCATTGAAATCTCATGAATGTGGAGGATGCCCCCTGGAGTCCAAAACACAACAGAAGTCATAGCTTTCTTAGTCTTATAAGAGGTATCTTATAACATAACAAATGCAGGCATATAAATAGAGTACAAAGGACAGAGCCTATGGGAAAGCTGTCAACACAATCTTGCCATAACTTACTGactttaaattgattttgaataattaatttgaaatttgaataccCTGGTAGTTGGAGTAATCTCATTTCTAAAACAGCCATAACTCTCCTATTCATTATCTGATTTCTTTTACCATTCTTAATTTCCTCCTCTCTCCTACCATTTCATGACCATGGTTGAATTCCCCTATAAACCATGACAAGGTTAGGACACTTTTTGCCCTTTATTACTGTCAACATTTGGTCCTAAACCCCGAGGAGTGTACTTACAacatagtatacatgtatgatacgtATGTGCCGCGGTCGAGAGCCCCATTTTCACCTTAAATTTCCGTTCCAGAGCATAACCAATTtagagagcaaaaaaaattccCTATTTTCCCCGTTCCAGGGACCctcaaatttgtgatttttcattcgAGTGCCCGCTCAGACTCAGCGCACCACACTGGCAAATTGCCATTGGCTGCGTAAATTCAAAGGACAACTCTGCTCAGCGATTCAGAGATTTTTGGTTCAGAGACTGTTGACTGTTCATCACGCAAAAACTTAATGACCAATTTTATGCAAATTCATGCAGCAAACATGCTTGATTTGTGCCGTTCCGGAGCATTGCATTTAGTAATCAGTGATCCCAGAGTAGTTCGGGAGACCCCCATTTAAGGATCAAAGGTTAGTTCCAGAGCCCCCTATTTTGTTTTGGTGCAGCCCATAGGTATCACTTTGTAAATCGAGCCCTAAACCGAGCTGCAGTAAGTTCAATTCAATGATAAATtcaggatttccagttacccaactggttccagttagaaattatttccagttggaagtcatttccagttacccaactggttccagtaaggatttccagttgcccgacgggttccaattggtttcaactggaaagtGTTATATTCTAGTTAAAACCAATTGTTGAACTTTGGTCCTGGGTTAAGAGTTAATTACGTATAAACATGGAATATTACAATTTCATAGAGGGTTCTTTCTCCCAACACTGCAATAGAAATGTAAAAACTTCTTCTTTCATTAACACCCCAAATATGAAACTATTCTAAAAAAACCTAAAATTGTATGTTACCTTTTGGCATTCTTTTAATGATGTCAAATACAACACTTTTTTCAACAAGCGGTTTTCCTTCCAAGAAATTCACAGTTGGTGGGAATGTCTCTGCAAACCCCTCAATGAACTCCTTTTTCTTTGCTGCCAGCAAAATATCGTCCACTCTCTTCTCTTTTTGGTTCAGGACCAGATCTGCTCCAACACCTCGCACAATTTCATTCTGTAGAAACTGGTTTCTCTCATCCAAGTACTTCGAAAGTGGGACGCCGCCATCAGCCCTTGTTGAGTAGAACAGTCCTAGGCAGAGCAGAAGTTGGGAGAAGCACCAGGAATGATGAAAAAGCTCCATCTTTTTCAGCAAACATAAGCAGCAGGGACCttgaaattgattaaaaatatatgagaacttttattaaaacaaaacgaaataattcaaataaggTACGGTAACAAATAAAGGCCAAGATctattcttcatcatcatcagctgcaccatcaccaccaccattatcatcatcaccacctttaATTTAtcagcaccaccatcatcgtgcatcatcaccaccatcatcacgataataataataatatgtgtgATTTGTAATGTGCTACATCCACTCGGCAGAATGCCCAAGGCGcagtgaaagaagaaagaaagaacgaaagagaacaggtacaaatataatagtaatagatCCAGGAACAATTAAGAGTAAGAGGCATTGAATAGACGAGTCTTAAGGTAACGTTTAAAAGTATCAATGGACGTGCATTCACGGATTGTCAGGGGAAGACCATTCCATAGAACAGGGCCAGCATGAGCAAAAGCCCGAGCCCCCATGTCTTAACGGATTTAGGAATAACTAGGGAACCAGAGTTTGATGAACGTAGGGACCTGACTGGAGTGTATTTGCTGATTAGATTAATATTGTACTGTGGAGCAGAGCCGTTAATTGCATGGAATACAAGGAGAAGGATTTTGAAGATGATGCGATCGTTGACCTTTAACCAATGAAGGGATTTCAGAATGGGTGTGATATGAACATGTTTTTTAGATAGGGTGACCAAACGTGCTGCAGCGTTCTGGAGCTTTTGGAGTTTAGACAACTGGGTGTTGGGTAAATTGTAAAGTAAGGCATTCCCGAAGTCAATTCGTGAAGAAATCGGAGCATGAACCAATTTTTCAGTAGATTTTGACTAATATTTCCTGATGAACCCAATATTGCGGAGCTGATACCTTACAGACCTACAAATGTTGGTTATTTGATTTGACATAGACATTCCATAATCTAACATGACACCTAGGTTACGACACGTCTGGGACACATTAATGGTACatatcatcatgaccaccatcataagcaccatcatcagcaccagcatcatcaccaagatTTGGCTGTAGTGTAGAGATTTCTGGATCATTCAGCAATGTCTGTAGTTGGCTGTAGGCCTCGTTTCTTCTCTTCATgttcaaatgtacatgtatactgtaagTAAAATTGGAGCTTACACCATTTAAAGTAAACCAATATCTGTTAAGGCCatctacatttttttcaataaactaaTTTATCCTAgttcaaaaatacaaattatatctgTTCTAGAGCATGTAGAgggaattattttttccaa comes from the Lytechinus variegatus isolate NC3 chromosome 9, Lvar_3.0, whole genome shotgun sequence genome and includes:
- the LOC121422091 gene encoding adenosine deaminase 2-like isoform X2 yields the protein MELFHHSWCFSQLLLCLGLFYSTRADGGVPLSKYLDERNQFLQNEIVRGVGADLVLNQKEKRVDDILLAAKKKEFIEGFAETFPPTVNFLEGKPLVEKSVVFDIIKRMPKGGILHIHEISMADPWWVIQTITYLPHLHYCVMDDYFSSIHFKFSEAMPQEKPAECKTEWLLVSEEREAMGSSSFDQLLYHNLTMFAQHPDDVYANTTMSWLRFLKALNSLTDLYYSTTSFELFVRQSLLQMVQDNVQYVEIRSLLFPLEELDGTIHSPEYTLQKFIKVAEEFKKSYPNEFLGLKIIESSIRHPVNRTFIMDQVLQAIDLRKRYPDYFAGYDLVAQEDGGGPISDYLNELLYPSEVGADLPFFFHAGETNWQGTFVDDNLIDAILLNTSRIGHGFAITKHPSVMEIVKSKGIAIELNPISNQVLHLVHDLRNHIGATLIADDYPVVVSSDDPAAWGSLPLSHDYYMAFMAMSGETTGLTLLKQLALNTFKYSAMTEHEKAAANGLWQAKWDIFLDEIIAKYERTGTTVKEEL
- the LOC121422091 gene encoding adenosine deaminase 2-like isoform X1 produces the protein MKDYCRFSDTSGPCCLCLLKKMELFHHSWCFSQLLLCLGLFYSTRADGGVPLSKYLDERNQFLQNEIVRGVGADLVLNQKEKRVDDILLAAKKKEFIEGFAETFPPTVNFLEGKPLVEKSVVFDIIKRMPKGGILHIHEISMADPWWVIQTITYLPHLHYCVMDDYFSSIHFKFSEAMPQEKPAECKTEWLLVSEEREAMGSSSFDQLLYHNLTMFAQHPDDVYANTTMSWLRFLKALNSLTDLYYSTTSFELFVRQSLLQMVQDNVQYVEIRSLLFPLEELDGTIHSPEYTLQKFIKVAEEFKKSYPNEFLGLKIIESSIRHPVNRTFIMDQVLQAIDLRKRYPDYFAGYDLVAQEDGGGPISDYLNELLYPSEVGADLPFFFHAGETNWQGTFVDDNLIDAILLNTSRIGHGFAITKHPSVMEIVKSKGIAIELNPISNQVLHLVHDLRNHIGATLIADDYPVVVSSDDPAAWGSLPLSHDYYMAFMAMSGETTGLTLLKQLALNTFKYSAMTEHEKAAANGLWQAKWDIFLDEIIAKYERTGTTVKEEL